From Salvelinus sp. IW2-2015 linkage group LG18, ASM291031v2, whole genome shotgun sequence, a single genomic window includes:
- the LOC111978396 gene encoding hormone-sensitive lipase, with amino-acid sequence MDWIAVFTSLEAVCEENITALSGPPDLPYGDVSRRLVTCMRRIQDHGRALEPVVSGITAVYHHYDFDSDTPGNGYRTLIKVLQSCLLHIIHNGRYIAANCHRALFRADHNASEMEAYGSVLCQLRALLYIAQGMLHDNSPGQLYGEQDGELSRWLVREYASMHKACFYGRCLGFQFSSSLRPILQSLIISMVSFGESYEKQHSGLGMAAFSLLTSGKYVIDPELRGEEYERITQNLDMKFWKSFWNLTESELVSGFASLTSTLVQVNLTLTIPPEPLLLPLVSDPRLSTPVSPPVAHWGPGPVNMRLISYELREGQDSKELLAFARTEAPPISLSLVPFGAQKRPPSPWLLIHFHGGGFVSQTSKSHENYLKSWSKDLNVPILSVDYSLAPEAPFPRALEECFYAYCWALKNCHLLGSTAERVCLAGDSAGGNLCITVSMRAIACGVRIPDGIMAAYPATLLTIEASPSRLLTSFDLLLPLGVLSKCINAYTGVDSETVQPTEGISTLSALGRDTASLISDLSHGASKWIQSFIPTEVLGSWSSSHRRSLDNEAHQRSVLPSSSNSSSGPRDYPEGFEPLRSERLSVIQTPSCPTVKNPFVSPLLASDDLLRGLPPVHLVASALDALLDDSVMFARKLQNMGQPVTLRVVEDLPHGFLSLSGFAEEIKVASDICVERIREVFQQKTLPSCIRK; translated from the exons ATGGATTGGATAGCTGTGTTCACATCCTTGGAGGCGGTGTGTGAGgaaaacatcactgctctgtCTGGGCCTCCTGACTTGCCATATGGCGACGTGTCCAGGCGCTTGGTGACATGCATGAGAAGGATTCAGGACCATGGCCGTGCCCTGGAACCTGTGGTTTCTGGCATCACTGCAGTCTACCACCACTATGACTTTGACTCCGATACCCCTGGGAATGGGTATCGCACACTGATCAAG GTGTTGCAGTCTTGCCTTCTGCACATCATCCACAACGGCCGCTACATTGCCGCTAACTGCCACAGGGCCTTATTCAGGGCCGACCACAACGCCTCAGAGATGGAAGCCTATGGCAGTGTCCTGTGTCAGCTACGGGCCCTCCTCTACATTGCCCAGGGAATGCTCCACGACAACAGTCCCGGGCAGCTGTACGGAGAGCAGGACGGAGAGCTGAGCAGGTGGTTGGTGAGGGAGTATGCTTCCATGCACAAGGCCTGCTTCTACGGCCGCTGCCTGGGCTTTCAG TTCTCATCTTCCCTTCGTCCGATCCTGCAGTCATTAATCATAAGCATGGTCTCGTTTGGAGAGAGCTACGAAAAACAGCATTCCGGGTTAG GCATGGCAGCATTTTCCCTCCTTACCTCTGGGAAGTATGTCATCGATCCAGAGCTGAGAGGAGAAGAATATGAGCGGATCACCCAGAACTTGGACATGAAGTTCTGGAAGTCCTTCTGGAACCTCACCGAATCAGAGCTTGTATCG GGCTTTGCCAGTTTAACCTCTACCCTAGTGCAGGTGAACCTCACCCTGACCATACCCCCTGAACCGCTACTCCTCCCCCTGGTCTCAGACCCCCGTCTTTCTACCCCTGTGTCCCCGCCAGTGGCCCACTGGGGCCCTGGACCTGTCAACATGCGCCTCATCTCCTATGAGCTTCGAGAAGGACAG gaCAGTAAAGAGCTGCTAGCCTTTGCTCGTACAGAAGCTCCACCCATTTCCCTGTCTTTAGTACCGTTTGGTGCCCAGAAGCGTCCTCCCTCCCCCTGGCTGTTGATCCACTTCCATGGAGGAGGCTTCGTGTCCCAGACCTCCAAATCCCATGAG AACTATCTGAAGAGCTGGTCCAAGGATCTGAATGTCCCCATCCTGTCTGTGGATTACTCCTTGGCTCCTGAGGCCCCCTTTCCCAGAGCCCTGGAGGAGTGCTTCTACGCCTACTGTTGGGCCCTCAAGAACTGCCATCTTTTGG GCTCCACTGCTGAGCGTGTGTGTCTGGCTGGGGACAGTGCTGGGGGGAACCTTTGCATCACTGTGTCCATGAGGGCCATTGCCTGCGGTGTGCGCATCCCTGATGGTATTATGGCTGCATATCCTGCTACCCTGCTCACCATTGAAGCCTCGCCCTCCCGCCTTCTCACCAGCTTTGACCTACTGCTGCCCTTAGGGGTGCTCTCCAAGTGTATCAACGCCTACACAG gtgtagaCTCTGAGACGGTTCAGCCTACAGAGGGGATCAGCACGTTGAGCGCTCTAGGTAGAGACACAGCCTCGCTGATCAGTGACCTCTCACATGGGGCGTCCAAATGGATCCAGTCCTTCATTCCCACAGAGGTCCTAGGGTCATGGTCATCATCACACCGGAGGTCCTTGGACAACGAGGCCCACCAGAGATCAGTGTTGCCATCTTCATCCAACTCCTCCTCAGGCCCCAGGGACTACCCAGAAGGCTTTGAGCCCCTGCGCTCCGAGCGCTTGTCTGTAATCCAGACGCCTAGCTGTCCCACCGTCAAGAACCCGTTTGTGTCACCCCTGCTAGCCTCTGACGACCTACTGCGTGGACTACCACCTGTACACTTAGTG GCCTCTGCACTGGATGCCTTGTTGGATGACTCTGTGATGTTCGCCAGGAAACTGCAGAATATGGGCCAACCAGTGACCCTGAGGGTGGTGGAGGACCTCCCACATGGCTTCCTTAGCCTATCGGGATTCGCAGAGGAGATAAAGGTGGCCTCCGACATCTGCGTAGAGCGAATCAGAGAGGTCTTCCAGCAGAAAACTCTGCCTTCCTGTATTCGCAAGTGA